DNA from Rosa rugosa chromosome 6, drRosRugo1.1, whole genome shotgun sequence:
GAAATCTCATctatggttattgcaaagattCGCGAAATTGCTGAAGCTTACCTTGGATCAACTGTGGATAATGCTGTCATCACTGTCCCTGCTTACTTCAATAACTCGCAACATGAGGCTACCAAACATGCTGGTGTTAGTGCTGGCCTAAAGGTGATGCATATTATTAACGAACCAACTGCTGCAGCCATTGCTTATGGCCTTGACAACAAGGCAGGTTGGTATAGCAAGAGAAATGTGCTCATATTTGATTTGGGTGGAGGGACTTTAGATGTGTAGTACTTACCATAGGGGATGGTGTCTTTGAAGTGAAAGCCACTGCAGGAGATACACACCCTGGAGGTGAAGACTTCGACAACAAAATGGTTAACTATTGCGTCGAGCAATTCAAGAGGAAGCATGATTTGGACGTCGGTGGAAACTCAAAAGCTCTTAGAAAGTTAAGAAGTGCCTGTGAAAAGGCAAAGAGAAGACTTTCGTTTACGTCTACAAACTGACATTGAAATTGATAGTCTGCATCAAGGTATTGACTTCCATGTAACTTTCACCCGTGCCAAATTTGAACAACTCAACAATGATTTCTTCATGAAGTGTATGGAGCATGTAATTAAGTGTTTGAGGGATGCTAAAATGGAAATAAGTAGTGTGGATGATGTTGCTCTTGCCGGTGGGTCTTCTCGAATCCCCAAGGTGCAACAACTATTACAGAATGTGTTCATGGGGAAGGAGCTGTGCAAGAACCTCAACCCTGATGAGGCTATAGCACATGGTGCCGCTGTTCAGGCTGCAGTTTTGAATGGTAAGAATGTACCTGGGAAACTTCAAGACTTCACTCTATTGGATGTCACCCCTCTGTCACTTGGGGAGGGGAGTGCCAAAGTTTCCAAAGATGGTAGTTTGGAGCCGTTCATGAATGTCTTGATTCCAAGAAACTCGAGAATTCCCCTAAGGAAGAGAGATGGTGTTACTACTGTTAGTGACAACCAACCTTTTGTCAGCTTTCCCATTTATGAGGGTGAGAGTAGAATACCCAAAGATAATAACTTTTTGGGTAAGCTTAAGCTTGATGACATTGCTCCAGCTCCCAGCGGTGTTCCAAGAATCTATATCTGCTTTGATATTGATGCCAATGGTATCCTGAGTATATCAACCGAGGACATGTCCACTGGCCAAAAGAAAGAGATTACGATCAACAGTAGCAGAAGAATCAGTGAAGTAATAGGTGTGGTAGGTGTGCCTGATACTGAAACTGAGCTATCAGCCACATTCAAATCAACTTATTAAGTGTTAATACGGGGATTATGTAATGTAAGAACTAAGAATAAGAAGTATCAGGCCATGTTTAAGACCAAAATAGTGCTCAATTGGCTTTTCTGGTTATAATGTTTCTATCATATTGATGTGCGTTTTTATGAAATGCTGTTTATTTCCACTTTAGAACTTCCATTTAGACAAAAGTTTGTTTCCATCACAACAAAAATGCTGAGCAGGATATGAATTGAATACTTTTGTTCTTGGTCAAGTATAGGTTGTATTTCAAATACATATAGGAGTACATTTTCGTTCAATGGTCATATATAATAGAGTCAATGTTTGAATTTCAGAGTACATACAGTAAGTACTTGTGCAACACAATCACAAAACTTGAACTCCTACCACAATCGATTAATATATGCTGTTTATTCACTTTGGTGTATATACAGATATTTTCTTTGTGAGGGCAAAATGAAGAAGCTATCAAATAAATTTCAACCAAATAAATTCTATAGGACCTATTGCATTCCTCAATAAGTTCTTGCAAGCTCAACAGACTAAAACATGTATCCCTTTCAAACTTGTCTCTACTTATTCCCATAAATCTTACTTTTCTCTATAAAACCAAAAGGACTCTCAATTAGTCTTCCATATCTGTTAccatttttttctgttttaaatCTTCTTCAAGCCTTTTGAACTGAGAATGGCAGGAAGAGATAGAGGTCATGCAATAGCTATTGATTTGGGGACAACCTACTCATGTGTGGCAGTTTGGCAGCATGATCATGTAGAGATCATAGTGAACGATCAGGGCAATAACTTGTGTTGCCTTCACCGATACAGAGCTATTGGTTGCTGATGCAGCACTTAACCAGATTATCAGAAACCCCACCAACTCCATCTTTGGTATGCTCACTCATCTTTCTCAAAATTGTATGTTCATGTGAATgtaggattttttttcttttaatctttAGACctgttttaaacttttaattaCTATTGACCTATTGAGATTGCTGGTTTGTGACACATCCATCATTTCCTCttgttccttttattttttttttcttttttgtttcctgATTGTGTTTCTAAACATGCAGATGCGAAGAGGTTAATTGGTAGGAGATTTAGTGATACTTCTGTTCAGGATGATTTAAAACTCTGGCCTTTCAAGGTTGTTAAAGGTCTTTGTGATAAACCTCAGATTTCGGTCACCCAAAATGGCCAAGAAAAGAAGTTTGCTGCTGAAGATATTTCATCCATGATTCTTGCTAAGATGCGTCAGATTGCTGAGAGCTATATTGGATCAACTGTGAAAAATATAGTCATCACTGTCCCTGCATATTTCAATGACGTGCAACGTCAAGCTACCAAAAATGATGTTGTTACTGCAGGCCTAAATGTGATTCGTATAATCAATGAACCAACTGCTGCAGCCATTGCATATGGACTTGACAAGAAGGCTGATTTGTATTGTAAGAGAAATATAATGATATTTGATTTTGGCGGTGGTACTTTAGATGTCTCATTGCTCAACATTGGAGATGGTGTCTTTGAAGTGAAGGCTACTGCTGGTGATACTCACCTTGGAGGTGAGGACTTCAATAACAGAATGGTGAATTATTGTGTTGAGCAATTCCAGAGGAAGCATAATGTAGATCTCAGTGGAAACTCTAGAGCACTCAGGAGGCTACGAAATGAATGTGAGAAGGCAAAGAGGAGGCTTTCATATTCCTCTTCAATTGGCATTGAAGTTGACTGTTTGAATGAGGGTATTGATTTCTCTACTACTATTACTCGTGCCAAATTTGAAGATCTCAACACGGATTTCTTCAACAAGTGTATGGAGCCTGTGGAGAAGTGTTTGAGTGATGCTAACATGGACACAAGTAGTATCGATGACATTGTTCTTGTTGGTGGCTCTTCTAGAGTTCCAAAGGTACAGCAGCTATTGCAGAATTTCTTCAAGGGGAAGGAGTTGTGCAAGGGCATTAATCCGGACGAGGCAGTGGCTTATGGTGCTGCTGTTCAAGCTGCCATTTTAAGTGGGAATAGAAATGAGAAGATTCGGGATATAAGCCTCTTGGATGTCACACCTCTGTCACTTGGCATGGCGAGTGGCACACAACGTGCCATGGGAGTTTTTATTCCAAGAAACTTAAGAATTCCCATTACTgtgtgatgtaggacgagattttagccaacttcaacaaagaatctcgaaaagaaagaaacgtcttcacattaagaataatgatttgaatattgaaaattggtattcaaataggcttcttaatgatgaaattaatcataaattactattttggatatatcgggattctcgagcaaaatcttggttGGGATTCCAATTACATatttgcgtaatattctttagtatctaggattctatttctgatttttctttaattaggtttcctagttttagtctataataaattgttctttttgttttctagttgtattaggtttatgctatgtgctcTATATAaagcacctcttagattgtaattttcattgaagttatcaataaaaaatcaaatattagagaagtttctctatttttcttacggctatgcccgtaattgctagtggattctagttcatctcatatggctttcgacgcttgacggagcctcttactatcgtgttcacgcttcccgcatcatttggtatcagagcgggtatcgcccgcttcttagcagacgacgatccaagggagaagttcactaccaccaacctcaacgacgctggtcgtagagtatctatcaaagaaagtttcgttgaagaggaacatgccaagggattctccctaggacaacctcatcaatccaaaaaaaaaaaaaaagagaagaaaaaagaagaagaaacatggaacgttggatattcacaacgccggattacgacgatttccgaactacatgtgtcatcaaagacaaggtatgctctgtaataattgacagtggtctacgagagaactttgtagcaaacaaagttgtggattattttcaattaccgacagtgaagctgagtgatccatactggattccatttggagaggatgaatatgcacaagtaacagaggtttgtaaagttcctgtctctatgggaaaattttataaagaagagattacttgtcatgtgattgacatggacgacactgatgtgctttttggaagaccatggcaggaaagcgtcaaaggtggttattgcaaacttgcaaagacaacacatatttatttaggtgggagtcgcacaaaattaaaatcaagcttggaaagaagaacatcaagaatgaccatCCTGAGGTGTGCGAAAAAGAACATGAAGAAGCCACTTTGAAAATTGAAGAGAAGCTCATTAAAGACAAGGAAGCTGATTCATTCATCACGATgatatccatgtcatgcatggctaattgtgttcaagatcaaCCCAATGAGAAGTCAATGCCCAtcccttttcaagtggaggagttcaagtttcaagaggcttattctaaacttgtctacggtattggattcatggtgataccttttaatttcgagaatattgaagttgatggcttatcatgttttattcctacCAACGATCGAGCTGCatacaagaggaactcgaggtcgagttcttttcaagtggaggagactgatgtaggacgagattttagccaacttcaacaaagaatctcgaaaagaaagaaacgtcttcacattaagaagaatgatttgaatattgaaaattggtattcaaataggcttcttaatgatgaaattaatcataaattactattttggatatatcgggattctcgagcaaaatcttggttGGGATTCCAATTACATatttgcgtaatattctttagtatctaggattctatttctgatttttctttaattagctttcctagttttagtctataataaattgttctttttgttttctagttgtattaggtttatgctatgtgctcTATATAAAGctcctcttagattgtaattttcattgaagttatcaataaaaaaccaaatattagagaagtttctctatttttcttacggctgtgcccgtaattgctagtggattctagctcatctcatatggctttcgacgcttgacggagtctcttactatcgtgttcacgcttcccgcatcactGTGAAGCGAACTTCCACTACTACCTCTAATGGACAATGTAGTGGCAGAGTAGCCATTTATGAGGGTGAGAGTTCAGCAGCTGTGGACAATAACTTTTTGGGTGAATTTATCCTGGATGACATTCCTCCATCTCCCATTGGTGTCCCTATAATCGATATTTGTTTTGATATTGATGCTAATGGTATCCTTAGTGTTTATGCTGAGGACAAGTCCACCGGTCAGAAGAGAGGGATTACGATTAACAGTGACCGGAGATCTTGTGAGGGAATTGAGAAGATGGTGTAAGAAATGAGGAATGATGTTATAAAATCTACATCAGTTTGATGTTAATGGACTTTGCTACTTGCCTACTTGGCTATTTATGTTTTGTATGTTTTAAACCATCTGTGCAAAAGCCTCTGCTCGTCAATTGTGTTGTTTTAAATCTCTGAGTCACTACTTATATTCTATGAATCAAATGTATGTAGTTAATTAGGGTAATTGTTCGATTTCCTATGAAGTTTAATTAGTTTTGCaatttaattagtttaattaGTCTCTTCTAGGACTGGACTCGTAGATCCCAGGAATTGAGGACCGGGCCCGAACCAAACCAATGCTTTGGTATGATGAACCGAAATTTTAAATTAACAGTTGGGTTTTGACACTTCTTTCTGAAATATTAGTTAATTTGAACtaaaatatacatatattatgttGTTTTTTGCTTGGTGGCAACTTTTAAGTGTGTAATATTGTCACAAGCTTATGCTAGCACAACAGTGTTGTATACATCATATTACTTTctctaacaaaatcaaaaaaccCTGGCCATTGTCTTTGAAGCTGTATGTAAAGAATTTTTTTTGGGACATTGAAGTTGACCCAAGAATTGAGTAACCGAACCGAACTGGGTTCCATTGGTTCGGTGTCAATTCCAGCTAATAACTGGACGAAGCCGATCCAAGCCCATCCCTAGTCTCTTTAATCTTAAACCTAGGTGTTTGAATGAAAAAATGCTGTCTGCTAAAATCTCTATTAATCTTCCTCTTTCTAACCTAATCTCCTAAATCTTTATTATTGTCTTTCATATATCTTCGTTTCTCTTATTTCTATCCTAACCTAATCTcgttctcttctcttcttcaaaCCTCAATATGACTtatttttctctgttttctctcagaccccgtttgggattgctttgcttttaaaaaaaatcagcttttgttcaaaattttagattttattgtgtttggtaaataaataaaaagcagctttaaatGAAAGTTATAGATCactcactggcagcagattttagaagcagtccagaggttgcttttagaagctgctgtggatcTGTTtgctctgcagttgttttatgtacagacagcacttttaaaaatattatttaccaaacacgaaacttaaaattgacagctgattattctcacagtacagcagcagcagtttttttttaaagtcacagcaatcccaaactaggcCTCATTTGGCGCTACTtgtatatttctttctttctcttttgttaAGATTTGAGGCCAAGAGTCTACAAGAAGATACTCAGAGACGAAATTATAGGTGACAATTGACAaaccttaggggggtgtattgtatttggatttgtgcagactttttttaaatgacagactttttgaaaagtccacagactctttaaaaagttgatagactgttatggatttcttaaaaccattgattttagcaacagacttttattgattcatgaaaatctatatactttattatgaatgacttctacagatttcctagcatgtacaaaatataaaaacaaaaaacaaaaaaacaaaacaaaagcaacccaaacacaaaacaatataataactcgttgtctcttcaatgctcaagtatcttctaatagaaattgactcaaatgaatgatcgttagtctgtctagcgagtttgttctcattcctaatctcccaacaacataaatatgcaatatagatcacttgatgtttatggttaattattctcatcaattttgttttcaccgattaacatatattgtagcaaatattggtcaatgtcttgatctataatcaatcaattgaaattcaattgttcaacctttctttgaaccataatataaattcaaattaatgagaataattaattaataagataaaatttagtatgccatagcaacactattcaaggtcttaggggtagaccacaatatttgggttttagggtttcataaatcatttttattgctattagggttcgaagtatcacaattgaaaaaaaaaaaaaatcacattcaagaactacaatgaacatgttgggtatcaaaaaacgttgatatcataaaagattagagaaaaaacaaaaaattaagaaagagagatgatgaatgaccaacttcttcgtgcgtagagagaagaactttgatagacttttttttttttttttttttttttaagatgaaactttgatagactttttcaaatctttggtctggaggctggaaaattattggagtttggtatgtatagttaacactacaaagtccatgattatccatgattttctaattccataagtatgaatgatattttgaatacctctgtacttttattcatttttaaaaagcataattgaatacccctagattttggtggaattcatgaagtctttaaaaatcctaattgaatacctcaagactttcatggactgttaaaagtctatattgaatacacccagacttttaaattccatagatttttttaaaagttccactaattctatatacaatacaccccccttaatgtCTCCTATTAGGAGTGTGAGACACAGCTTTTGACTTGGTCAAAAATTTCTTTTTGGCCTTGAATTCGACGTGCgtgaatttgttttttgttttgtgtttttttttttttttttgtttgccgGCGGGAAGTTTTAGCGCCATAAGTAATTAGCTGCCTACCAAAACGACATCGCTTCGTTAGAAAGGGAAAGCTAATCGCCATGAGCATCTCCTTTCTTTTCATTCTCTTTGACTTTGAGGAACTTTCCATCCTTCAAGTCTGtccagagaaagaaagaaaaaagcaaaaatcaaaaataaaaaagctgtGTACAAAGTCACCGACGCTTAATCTCCACAGTCGCTGCCTCCTCTGACCACCTCCATACGCGATTGGTTGGTATCTATATATGTATTTTCATATGTGATTTTGTATTTTCTGCTTTCATCCCCAAATTTTGCCAAAACCCCTAGAAACTGGTCTGGGTTTGTATTTGTTACCGGTGATTCGAGGTAACTTGTGTCTGTGTTTTCTTTTCGGGTTTGGTTTGAAGCATTGATGGACCTTTAACCAGAACTAATTTGTTTAGACTGGTTGCATTTTAAGCATCCCTGCATAATAATTTGGGCCGTAGGAAAGCATAAATGGTTGCATTAATTCTTTGACTTGCCCAACTCACAAGCGTTTTGATCGTAATTAAGTGTGTTTATTTTAGTTTTGAGTTTTTTAGGTGAGAATGGCTGAAATAGAAGGTCATGCAATCGGAATTGATCTCGGCACAAAGTACTCATGTGTGGGAGTTTGGAAGCATGATAACAATAATGTAGATATCATAGTGAATGATCAGGGCAACAGGACCACGCCGTCATGTGTTGCCTTCACTGATACTGAGCTTCTGGTAGGAGAAGCAGCGTTTAATCAGGTCATAAGAAACCCTGACAACTCCATCTTCGGTAaggcttcttcctcttcttcttcttctatcccGATTCTAGTTTTCACATAGTTCAATATTGCTTTTGAAGGAGTTGAAAGTGTTATCTTTATTTTGATATATATCATTTTCCCCTGAGTGGCTCAAATCTGAATTGCAACAAATGCTACATCTTTTATTTGAATCAATTTGCAGATGCAAAGCGGTTAATTGGCAGGAAATTCAGTGATGCATCTGTTCAAAGTGACAAGAAGCTCTGGCCATTCAAGGTGGTTGAAGGTCCTGATGATAAGCCTATGATTTTGGTTATGCATGAAGGCAAAGAGAAACAGTGTGCTGCTGAAGAGATCTCAAGTATGGTTCTTGCAAAAATGCGGGAGATTGCTGAAGTCTATCTTGGATCCACTGTGAAGAATGCTGTGATCACGGTTCCTGCTTACTTTAATAATTCACAGCGTGAGGCTACAAAAAAAGCTGGTATTACTGCAGGCCTAAATGTGATGCGTATTATTAATGAACCAACAGCAGCAGCCATTGCTTATGGCCTGGACAAGAAGTCTGGTTGGTATAGCAAGAGAAATGTACTCATATTTGATTTGGGTGGGGGTACTTTGGATGTGTCACTACTTACAATAGGTGATGGTGTCTTTGAAGTGAAAGCCACTGCTGGAGATACTCATCTTGGAGGTGAGGACTTCGATACCAAAATGGTGAATTACTGTGTTGAGGAATTTAAGAGGAAACGCAATTTGGATGTCAGTGGAAACATCAGAACTCTTAGGAGGTTAAGAAATGCATGTGAAAAGGCAAAGAGGAGACTTTCATTTACAACTACAACtgacattgaaattgaatgttTGCATCAAGGTATTGATTTCTATCTGACTTTTACTCGTGCCAAATTTGAACAACTCAACCTTGATTACTTCAATAAGTGTATGGAGCCTGTGGAAAAGTGTTTGGAGGATGCCAAAATGGACGTAGGTAGTGTGCATGATGTCGTTCTTGCTGGTGGCTCTTCTAGAATTCCCAAGGTGCAACAAC
Protein-coding regions in this window:
- the LOC133714458 gene encoding heat shock cognate 70 kDa protein-like — its product is MAEIEGHAIGIDLGTKYSCVGVWKHDNNNVDIIVNDQGNRTTPSCVAFTDTELLVGEAAFNQVIRNPDNSIFDAKRLIGRKFSDASVQSDKKLWPFKVVEGPDDKPMILVMHEGKEKQCAAEEISSMVLAKMREIAEVYLGSTVKNAVITVPAYFNNSQREATKKAGITAGLNVMRIINEPTAAAIAYGLDKKSGWYSKRNVLIFDLGGGTLDVSLLTIGDGVFEVKATAGDTHLGGEDFDTKMVNYCVEEFKRKRNLDVSGNIRTLRRLRNACEKAKRRLSFTTTTDIEIECLHQGIDFYLTFTRAKFEQLNLDYFNKCMEPVEKCLEDAKMDVGSVHDVVLAGGSSRIPKVQQLLQNVFKGKELCKSINPDEAIAYGAAVQAAVLTGGNLRGKLQDFTLLDVTPLSLGVECADTTDPHNFKYYMNVMIPRNSRIPIKRKTILANAFDNQSPVSFFVYEGESRIATQNNFLGKFSLDVIPPVPKGQAKFDVCFDIDANGILSVSAEDMSTGQKKGITINSDKRTFEGIENVR